In Maridesulfovibrio ferrireducens, the following are encoded in one genomic region:
- a CDS encoding DUF554 domain-containing protein, translating to MIPIGSLVNAAAIIGGSLIGVMLHSRFPERIRQIVFQGLGLSTMVIGMQMALKVQDILILIFSILLGGIIGELLKLDTLFERLAGKLKKIIGSKDTGFTDGLITASLIFCIGAMAIIGSFEEGIKGDTTILYTKSILDGFASIALASTYGMGVLFSFIPVLLYQGALTIFANSFQEWFSPLMIEQLTATGGVLILGISLILLEIKRINLSNLLPSLGMVIILTAIFK from the coding sequence ATGATTCCTATCGGCTCACTCGTCAACGCAGCAGCGATTATCGGCGGCTCACTTATCGGTGTTATGCTCCACAGCAGATTTCCTGAACGCATCAGACAGATTGTTTTTCAGGGTCTAGGCCTCAGCACCATGGTAATAGGTATGCAAATGGCGCTTAAGGTTCAGGACATCCTGATTCTTATATTCAGCATCCTACTCGGCGGGATAATAGGAGAACTGCTTAAGCTTGATACTCTTTTTGAGCGACTCGCCGGTAAATTAAAAAAAATAATCGGCTCAAAAGATACTGGTTTCACAGACGGACTTATCACCGCATCCCTCATTTTCTGCATTGGAGCAATGGCGATTATCGGGTCGTTTGAGGAAGGAATCAAAGGGGATACTACCATACTTTATACAAAATCCATTCTTGATGGTTTTGCTTCCATTGCCCTTGCCTCCACCTATGGCATGGGGGTTCTTTTCTCATTTATTCCGGTTCTTCTTTATCAGGGAGCTCTGACTATTTTTGCAAATTCTTTTCAAGAATGGTTCTCCCCTCTCATGATTGAACAATTGACAGCTACAGGTGGAGTGCTCATACTCGGCATAAGTTTGATATTACTGGAAATAAAACGAATTAACTTATCAAATCTACTCCCATCTCTTGGAATGGTAATTATACTTACTGCCATTTTCAAATAA
- a CDS encoding SpoIIE family protein phosphatase produces MKIRWKILLILLMFSLLPLIIIRAHGLNTLTDLGSDLQTQTRVTLLERATDNLAQMAEGTAARLNLEDRLYRTTIKTLQNEAENLLTKNVPSTPHSVPFITTPKGAQNIPKLYVHPDYKKSAMMGRGMRLQQGNQTISHKKGDLIDLPISTEHISFWLSQGLSTNEAIPSINKLTPLLHTFQACSQTLNELALWQEIALETGLQATFPAHKSIPPRYDPRISHWYKEVKKTLQTLWTDPAPDPATKSLCYRLSSPLFNDKDEFIGAASLVVPVGTAISSALLMSTKKNVKIMMVLSDHKNQANKEKLLVVGRNEGSSNEKASIQARGHLWQIPPEPEWIYESNPEFTTLVKDITIQQSGVLQIKDNGIPSLWTYSPINKSLALLVIIPITDFTAEADEAEQYVSESISRQIKDTTLIALSIIAVLGFVAYFVSQNLSSPIRRISEAVIKVGQGDWGARAELHSKDELGELAENFNLMVPQLREHSSILQALSLADEAQQNLLPKSTPKFSGAEIGAKCVFSEKTGGDYFDFIDCATCGNDIFATAIGDVSGHGVSAALLMTSARAYIRALTGQGRPLVEVVSKVNTLITEDCAQTGHFMTLFTAICDTKKKTINWIRAGHDPALIYDPKTDSFDELIKTGLAIGVDEYYLYKENFTQLKAGQILTLYTDGIWEAHSPKGEQFGKLQLREIIRDCCDKPAQEIVEEIHKQVSDHRRGLPLEDDCTVIIIKFL; encoded by the coding sequence ATGAAAATTCGCTGGAAAATACTCCTCATACTGCTCATGTTTTCTCTGTTGCCGCTGATCATAATCAGAGCTCACGGATTAAACACCCTAACAGACCTCGGTTCAGATCTTCAAACCCAAACAAGGGTCACTCTGCTTGAACGCGCAACAGACAACCTTGCCCAAATGGCTGAAGGGACCGCCGCAAGACTCAATCTTGAAGATCGGTTGTATAGAACAACTATCAAGACTCTGCAAAATGAAGCTGAAAACCTGTTAACAAAAAACGTACCGTCTACCCCGCACAGCGTTCCCTTTATAACGACCCCAAAAGGTGCGCAGAACATACCGAAACTTTATGTCCACCCGGATTATAAAAAATCAGCAATGATGGGCCGCGGCATGCGCCTTCAACAGGGCAATCAGACTATTTCCCATAAAAAAGGAGACCTCATAGATCTCCCAATCTCAACGGAACATATTTCTTTTTGGCTGTCACAAGGGCTCTCAACGAACGAAGCAATTCCATCAATAAATAAACTAACCCCTTTGCTGCACACCTTTCAAGCATGCAGCCAAACTCTCAACGAATTAGCATTATGGCAAGAAATCGCCCTTGAAACTGGATTACAGGCAACGTTCCCTGCACACAAATCTATCCCTCCGAGATACGACCCTCGAATCAGTCATTGGTACAAAGAAGTCAAAAAAACACTTCAGACTCTCTGGACAGACCCTGCTCCAGATCCGGCAACAAAATCACTTTGTTACCGCCTTTCCAGTCCTCTGTTTAACGACAAGGATGAATTCATAGGAGCAGCTTCTTTGGTTGTCCCGGTAGGAACAGCTATCAGCAGTGCGCTGCTCATGAGCACCAAAAAAAACGTTAAAATAATGATGGTCTTATCAGATCATAAGAATCAGGCAAATAAAGAAAAACTCCTGGTTGTCGGACGCAACGAGGGTTCTTCTAATGAAAAGGCATCAATACAGGCACGCGGACACCTCTGGCAGATCCCGCCCGAACCGGAATGGATTTATGAAAGCAATCCTGAATTCACAACCCTTGTAAAAGATATTACAATACAGCAATCCGGCGTTCTTCAAATAAAAGACAACGGAATTCCGTCACTCTGGACTTACAGCCCTATCAATAAATCTTTGGCCCTGCTGGTCATAATTCCGATAACAGATTTTACAGCTGAAGCTGACGAAGCGGAACAATACGTAAGCGAAAGCATCTCCCGGCAAATCAAAGATACAACTCTTATAGCTTTATCCATAATCGCGGTCCTTGGATTTGTAGCTTATTTTGTATCGCAGAACTTATCCTCACCCATCCGCCGGATATCAGAAGCGGTAATAAAAGTGGGACAAGGCGACTGGGGAGCAAGAGCCGAGCTGCATTCAAAAGATGAGTTAGGAGAGTTGGCGGAAAACTTTAATCTCATGGTTCCGCAACTTAGAGAACATTCATCTATTCTTCAGGCTTTATCACTGGCAGATGAGGCCCAGCAAAATTTGCTTCCTAAATCCACTCCTAAATTTTCAGGAGCTGAAATCGGAGCCAAATGTGTTTTTTCCGAAAAAACAGGTGGTGATTACTTTGATTTCATAGACTGCGCCACATGCGGAAATGATATTTTCGCCACAGCAATAGGAGATGTTTCGGGACATGGAGTCAGCGCCGCGCTGCTTATGACCAGCGCAAGGGCTTACATACGAGCCTTGACAGGACAGGGGCGGCCTCTTGTTGAAGTTGTAAGCAAAGTTAACACTCTTATAACAGAAGACTGCGCGCAGACCGGTCATTTTATGACATTGTTCACTGCAATCTGCGACACCAAAAAGAAAACAATTAACTGGATTCGGGCTGGGCACGACCCGGCTCTGATCTATGACCCCAAAACGGATAGTTTTGATGAACTTATAAAAACCGGACTGGCTATCGGAGTTGATGAATATTATCTCTACAAAGAAAATTTTACTCAATTAAAAGCCGGACAGATTCTTACTCTCTACACAGATGGAATATGGGAAGCACACAGTCCGAAAGGCGAACAATTCGGCAAGTTGCAACTTCGCGAAATTATACGCGACTGTTGTGATAAACCTGCACAGGAAATAGTAGAAGAGATCCACAAACAAGTTTCAGACCACAGGAGAGGTCTTCCGCTTGAAGATGACTGCACAGTCATCATAATTAAATTTTTATGA